TAAAATCCAGATTTTAGTTAGCACTTCTGGTAGTAGTAAAAGTTCTTCCTTTCTGGTTCCGGATTTGTTTATATCTATTGCTGGAAAGATTCGTCTATCAGCGAGTTTTCTATCAAGATGTATTTCCATATTTCCGGTACCTTTAAATTCTTCAAAGATAACATCATCCATTTTGCTGCCGGTATCAACCAATGCGGTTGCTATAATTGTTAAAGAGCCACCTTCCTCTATATTTCTGGCAGCACCAAAAAATCTTTTAGGTCGTTGTAGCGCATTAGAATCCAAACCGCCTGAAAGCACTCTACCTGATGATGGCTGAGCAGCATTATACGCTCTTGCGAGCCGCGTAATAGAATCAAGCAGAATTACGACATTTTTTTTATGTTCTACGAGCCGTTTTGCTTTTTCCAGAACCATTTCTGCAACCTGTATATGTCTATCCTGTGGCTCATCAAAAGTGGATGAAATCACCTCTGCTTTTACAGAACGATGCATATCGGTTACCTCTTCCGGACGTTCATCAATCAGCAGGACGAGCAGGTGTATTTCAGGATGATTAGTAGTTATTGCGTTAGCGATTTTCTGAAGTATCATTGTTTTTCCTGCACGAGGCGGCGAAACAATCAGTCCACGTTGTCCTTTCCCGATAGGTGTTAGCAAATCCATCAACCGAGTTGTAATTTCATCTTTTCTTGTTTCAAGATTGATTTTTTGTTCCGGATAAAGCGGTGTTAGATTATCAAACAACACGCGTTCTCTAATTTTTTCCGGATCTTCGTTATTAACTGCCTGAACCTTCAAGAGTGCCAGGAATCGTTCGTTTTCTTTAGGCGGTCTTACTTCACCTGATACGGTATCACCTTTTCTGAGTGCAAATTTTTTGATTTGTGATGGTGAAATATAGATGTCTTCAGGCCCGGGCAGATAATTTGAGTTTGGTGACCGAAGGAATCCGAATCCGTCCGGTAAAACTTCCAAGACACCTTCATCAAACATAAGCCCGTTTTGAGTACTCTGTGCCTGCAAAATCTTGAAGACCAACTCCTGTTTTTTTAACCCAGCAATATCGTCAAGTTTCAAATCCTTTGCCAGTGTCGTCAGTTCTGCCATACTTTTTTTTGATAGTGCAGAAATATCCGTTTTGGTGGTCTGTTCCATAATCGCTTCGCTCCTTATTCACGAATAACGGCTCACGAATAAAAGTACACATCACGAACAAGACACGAATAACTGTACTGATTTTATTCGTGAAAATTCGTGATGACATTCGTGATTAGTTATTCGTAATTTTATTTTGTCAAGTAGTTTCTTGACTGCTGATTTTATTTTTTTCTGATGTCCTGTATTTTTGATAACAAACTCGGCAGATTTTATTTTTTTAGAAAGTGGCATTTGCGAAGTTATTCTTTTTACTGCTTCAGTTCTTGTGATTTTATCCCGTTTCATCAATCGTTCAATTTGCTGATTTTTTTTACAATAAACGACAATAATTTTATTGAACATTCTTTCAAGATGCGCTTCAAACAAAAGTGGCACATCAACAACAATCAAGTGATTAAGTGATTGAGTGATTAAGTGATTAAGTTCTTTAATAATTGCAGGATGAAGAATCTTTTCAAGTTGTTTTCGTTTTACAGAATCTGAAAAAACAATTTTTGCAATTTTTTTTCTATTAAGTGTTCTGAAAAGTTTCTTAATTCTTATCTGGACATTTGTCCATTTATAAACCTGTTGTGTTATTTTATCGCACGAGATTGTTTTAATCCCGAGTTTTTTGAACTCGTTTAATACCGCTGTTTTACCAGACGCAATCCCACCAGTAAGCCCAATAATTTTGAATTTTTCATTTTTCATTTTTCATTTTTAATTATCTCTAAATCAGCCCAATTTTTGCCAATTTTTACATCTACAACTACAGGAATATCAAGTTTAAGAGAATGTTCCATTTCGGTTTTTATCATTGGAATGAATGTATTGATTTCATTATCCTTAATTTCAAACAAAAGTTCGTCATGAACCTGAACCAACATCCTGCATCTTACATCTTGCATCTTGCATCTTTTATTTATGTTTATCATTGCGACTTTTATAATATCAGCGGCTGTGCCTTGAATCGGCGTATTGATTGCTGTTCGTTCTGCGAATGCACGCATCTGCTGGTTTTGGCTATTTATTTCAGGCAGGTATCTGATTCTACCTAACAGTGTTGTTACAAAACCTGTTTCTCTCGCATTTTTTATTGTTTCGGTTATCCAGTTTTTTACACCGCTATATTTTCCAAAATACTGGTCAATATATTTTTGTGCTTCTTCAGTTGTAATTCCTAATTGTTGTGAAAGTCCCCATGCCTGTTGTCCGTAGACGATACCGAAATTTATACCTTTTGCTCGGTTTCGCATCTCAGCAGTAATTTCTTCTTTTTTTAATCCGAAGACCTCTGATGCGGTTGATATGTGTATATCTCCGCCTTTCTGGAATGCTTCACAGAGCATTTTATCTTTTGTGATATGTGCGAGCACTCGCAGGTCAATTTGAGAATAATCCAACGATGCCAGAATATAGCCTGTTTCTGCAACGAAGCCGCGTCTAATTTTTTTGCCTAATTCCGTTTTAACAGGTATATTTTGCAGATTCGGTTCTGATGATGATAGCCGACCTGTTGATGTAATTGTCTGGTTAAACGATGTATGGAGTCGTTTTGTTTGTGGATTGATTTTTTCTAACAATGCGTCTATAAAGGTTGATTTTAATTTTGATATTTCGCGATAATTTAACAACAATTTAGGCAGTTCTGCGGTTTGGGCGAGTATTGAAAGAACCTCTTCGTCGGTAGAGAAGCCTGTTTTTGTTTTTTTTACAGGCTGAAGCCCGAGTTTATCAAACAGGATATATGCAAGTTGTTTTGGTGAGTTTATATTAAACTCTTCACCAGCCATAGAGAATATCATTTTTTCCAGTTGCTGAAGTTGTTCTGAAAATTCGTGTGCTAAACTTCTCAGGTATTTATCGTCCAGTTTAATACCTGTTTTTTCCATTTTATACAGAATTTCGGTTAATGGCATTTCAATATTCTGAAAAAGCGGCAACAATTTTTTGTCTGAAAGTTCAGATGTAAGCATTTGCGAACATTGTAAAATTAAGTTTGTCTTTTTGCCAAAAATATCTTTTGCTTCCTGGACCTCTATATTTTCAGGATTACCATTAAAATCATCCAGTTTAGTTCCAAGATATTCAATTCCAATCTCTACTAATGAATGATTTTTCCGAGATGGGTTCAGCAGGTAGGACGCGATTTCAGTATCAAAAACATTTCCGAACGAGTTGAACAAGATACCGTATTTATACAAAAAAGACAATTGTGATTTTATACTATGCGTAATTTTAACGATATTATTATTTTCAAACAATGGTGTGAGATACCTGACAACCATTTCAACAGGTAATAGGTGGAATTGCGTTGTAGAACTCAATGTTTGATGACTGAGTGGGATATAGAATCCTGTATTTTTTTGACAGGACAGACACCAGCCAGCATTAGAGACAAGGAATGCGAATTCATTTTTTGTTTTTATATATTCTACAAGTTTTTTTAAATCGTTTTCAGCCGACACTATTTTATAGTTTCCCGCTGTCTCTATTCCCCCCTTTTCCTCCGTCCCCATTTCCGGTATCAATGAAAAGAATTCCAGCCGTCGCAAGATATCTATAAATTTTTTATTATCAGGTGCATTAGGCTTTAACTGCTCAAAATCAATTTCTATCGGTATATCGTTTACAAGTGTTACCAATTTTTTTGACAGGATTGCTGAATTAAAATGCCGAGCAATCAGGTCTTTAACTTTCCCGTTAATTAGCATATAATTTTTCAAGATATTTTCTATACTACCGAATTGCTGGATAATTTTGGCAGCAGTTTTTTCGCCGATACCGGGCACACCGGGTATATTATCAGCTGTATCACCTGACAGCGCTAAAAAATCAACTACTCTTTCAGGTGCAACTCCCAATTTTTTGATAACCTCGTCTCTATCATACAAAATATCTTTAGGTTCATTCAGGACTTTAACTTTTTCATCCACAAGTTGCAATGCATCCTTATCGCCTGTAACAATCACTGTTTCAATAAGTGGCTGTTTTTTTGCTTTAGAAGATATAGTTGCTATCAAATCATCTGCCTCGTAACCTTCCTTTTCGTAGACTGTCAGGTTTAGTGCAGACATAATTTGTTTTATATACGGGAACTGGTTTTTTAGTTCATCTGTTGTTTTTTTTCGGTGCATTTTATATTCTGAAAACTCTTTATGTCGGAAGGTAGGTGCAGGATAATCCAAGCAGACCGCGATATAATCGGGTTTATACTGTTTTAAAATTTTTAATAGCATTCTGGTAAAACCATACACAGCATTTACCAACT
Above is a genomic segment from Elusimicrobiota bacterium containing:
- the rho gene encoding transcription termination factor Rho — protein: MEQTTKTDISALSKKSMAELTTLAKDLKLDDIAGLKKQELVFKILQAQSTQNGLMFDEGVLEVLPDGFGFLRSPNSNYLPGPEDIYISPSQIKKFALRKGDTVSGEVRPPKENERFLALLKVQAVNNEDPEKIRERVLFDNLTPLYPEQKINLETRKDEITTRLMDLLTPIGKGQRGLIVSPPRAGKTMILQKIANAITTNHPEIHLLVLLIDERPEEVTDMHRSVKAEVISSTFDEPQDRHIQVAEMVLEKAKRLVEHKKNVVILLDSITRLARAYNAAQPSSGRVLSGGLDSNALQRPKRFFGAARNIEEGGSLTIIATALVDTGSKMDDVIFEEFKGTGNMEIHLDRKLADRRIFPAIDINKSGTRKEELLLLPEVLTKIWILRKVLTPMSSVEVMELLIEKISATKSNKDFLKSMEFSQ
- the coaE gene encoding dephospho-CoA kinase (Dephospho-CoA kinase (CoaE) performs the final step in coenzyme A biosynthesis.) — its product is MKNEKFKIIGLTGGIASGKTAVLNEFKKLGIKTISCDKITQQVYKWTNVQIRIKKLFRTLNRKKIAKIVFSDSVKRKQLEKILHPAIIKELNHLITQSLNHLIVVDVPLLFEAHLERMFNKIIVVYCKKNQQIERLMKRDKITRTEAVKRITSQMPLSKKIKSAEFVIKNTGHQKKIKSAVKKLLDKIKLRITNHECHHEFSRIKSVQLFVSCS
- the polA gene encoding DNA polymerase I codes for the protein MTLYLVDGNSYIHRAYHAIRNLTTSKGELVNAVYGFTRMLLKILKQYKPDYIAVCLDYPAPTFRHKEFSEYKMHRKKTTDELKNQFPYIKQIMSALNLTVYEKEGYEADDLIATISSKAKKQPLIETVIVTGDKDALQLVDEKVKVLNEPKDILYDRDEVIKKLGVAPERVVDFLALSGDTADNIPGVPGIGEKTAAKIIQQFGSIENILKNYMLINGKVKDLIARHFNSAILSKKLVTLVNDIPIEIDFEQLKPNAPDNKKFIDILRRLEFFSLIPEMGTEEKGGIETAGNYKIVSAENDLKKLVEYIKTKNEFAFLVSNAGWCLSCQKNTGFYIPLSHQTLSSTTQFHLLPVEMVVRYLTPLFENNNIVKITHSIKSQLSFLYKYGILFNSFGNVFDTEIASYLLNPSRKNHSLVEIGIEYLGTKLDDFNGNPENIEVQEAKDIFGKKTNLILQCSQMLTSELSDKKLLPLFQNIEMPLTEILYKMEKTGIKLDDKYLRSLAHEFSEQLQQLEKMIFSMAGEEFNINSPKQLAYILFDKLGLQPVKKTKTGFSTDEEVLSILAQTAELPKLLLNYREISKLKSTFIDALLEKINPQTKRLHTSFNQTITSTGRLSSSEPNLQNIPVKTELGKKIRRGFVAETGYILASLDYSQIDLRVLAHITKDKMLCEAFQKGGDIHISTASEVFGLKKEEITAEMRNRAKGINFGIVYGQQAWGLSQQLGITTEEAQKYIDQYFGKYSGVKNWITETIKNARETGFVTTLLGRIRYLPEINSQNQQMRAFAERTAINTPIQGTAADIIKVAMININKRCKMQDVRCRMLVQVHDELLFEIKDNEINTFIPMIKTEMEHSLKLDIPVVVDVKIGKNWADLEIIKNEK